GAACAATCCACTGTTCTTGACAATGTGATCGTTGGACACCGGCTCAGGACGCGCTCCAACCTGTTCGATGCAGTCCTCCGAACCAAACGTTATAAAGAGGAGGAGAAAAAGTGCCGGGACAAGGCGATGGAGGTTCTTGATTTCGTTGAATTGACGCATGTAAGGGACGAGCTTGCCGTGAATATATCCCAGGAAGAGAAGAAGCGGGTTGCTTTCGCACTTGCGCTGGCTACGGATCCGGAGGTTGTTTTTCTCGATGAACCGACTGCTGGAATCAATCCGGGAGAAACGGAAGGCCTGGCAGCTTTGATGGAAAAAATGGTCAAGCGGGGCATCACCGTATGCTTGATTGAACACAAAATGAAAATGATTATGAAGCTTGCCGACAAGATCATGGTTTTAAATTACGGTGAAAAAATTGCAGAGGGAACTTCTGAGGAAATCATGAACGACCAGGCTGTTATTGAAGCATATCTGGGAGGTGACGCCAGTGCTTGAGTTATCGAATGTGTCGGTGAAATATGGAAGCTTTGCGGCAGTTAAAGATATTGATATTCAAGTGGGAGAGGGAGAGCTTGTCGTTTTACTTGGTTCAAATGGAGCGGGTAAAAGTACAACGTTTAATGCTATCAGCGGACTTCAAAAACCAAGCGCCGGAGACATTATTTTTGAAGGAAAGTCGATCACGGGTTTATCACCAGATAAGATTGTCCAGGCAGGAATTGTGCAGTGTGCAGAGGACCGCAAGCTGTTTCCGCAAATGTCTGTTCATCAAAATTTGATTATGGGAGCCTATGTTCACCGCAAGAAGCGGAAACAAGTAAAAGAATCCATTTCCGAGGTGTATGAACTTTTCCCAATTCTACGCGAGAAAAAAGAGAATGCGGCCGGCTCGTTGAGTGGAGGGCAGCAGCAGATGCTCGCAATCGGCAGGGCGTTAATGTCCCGGCCGAAAATGATGCTTCTTGATGAGCCATCCATTGGACTTGCTCCTCTTATTGTAGAGCAGATGTTTGAGGTCATTCAGAAGATCAATAAGGATGGTACAACCGTTTTGCTAGCTGAACAGAATGCCTTTGCTGCCTTAAAAATTGCGGACAGGGGATATGTCTTTGAAAGTGGATCCATGGTTGTGCAGGGATCATCCGAAGAGTTGTTAGCCAATGATACGGTTCGCAGGGCTTATATTGGAGCCTGATGATGATGGATAGAAGACAGTGGAGCAGCGTTCGGTCAAAGACAAAACACCTATCCTTAAGGAGGAGATCTAATGAAGGTTTTCAAATTATCTGCTTTTCTGGTGATGCTTTCGGTTCTGTTTATTTTAGGGGGATGTATTGATAATTCGTCCAATTCAGCGTCTGGTGATGGGGGCGGAGAAAATCAAACGGAAGCAACGGAAGCTGGAGAGGGAGAAGAACTGGTTAACATTGGTTATACGGGACCTTTGAGCGGGCCGGCAGCTTATTATGGAGAACGATCGTTGAACGGTCTGAAAATGGCAGTTGAAGAAATCAACAATAGTGGCGGGTTCGAGATTGATGGACAAACGTATAAGTATAATCTCGTATCATTGGATGATAAATACCTCCCGAATGAGACGGCGGCTAATGCCAAACGTCTGCTTCAGGAAAATAGCACGCCCATTATTTATACCCCGCACAGCGGAGGCGTAAAGGCCATGCAAGTGTTCAATGAGAAGGAAAACTTTCTTATTGGAGCCTACACGAGTGAGCCGGCAGTGACGGCTGAAGGCAACGAGCTGACGGTTCGAATTCCACCGAGCTATGATGGATATATCGAACCTTTCACTACTTATGCTATGGACAACTTTGGTAAGAAAATTGCGGCTCTTCCAACGTCCTCCCAGTACGGAAAAGACTGGACAGAAGCCCTGCTGCCGCATTGGAAAGAGCAAGGCGGAGAAGTGGTCTATAATTCTTCCATTGATTTCTCTAAGGATACGGACTTCTTCACATTAGTTACTAATGCCTTAGAAGGCGATCCGGACGTGCTGTTTATTGGCGGCCCATCTGAGCCAACAGCTAAGGTAGCCAAACAGGCAAGGGAGTTGGGTTTTGAAGGTGGGTTTATCGTGATGGATCAGGCCAAGCTGAATGAAATGAAAACTGTCACTGGTTCATTTGACATGCTGAATGGGGCGGTCGGTGTAACGCCGCTTGTAAATTCAGATTATCCAGGGACCGCTGAATTTATTGAAAAATATAAAGAGGAATATGGTGAAGAGCCAGGGTCTGAAGCTGGTTATCACTACGTTTCGATGTATGCCTTTATGGAATCTATGAAAGCTGCAGGAACGGTTGATGATCCTTCAGCCATCCGCTCTCACATGCAGGACGGACTCGATGCGATTCCTGAAGAGAAAGAAGTGTACACGATTAAGCAGATTGAAGAAGATGGAGGATTTACTACAGGTTTACGGATTGCGGCTGTCGAAAACGGTGAAATAGTCACGATTAACGTGAACGAGTAAGTCTGATGGAGCCAGTTGTATGAAGAGACTACACCATATAGCTGGCTTCTTTTTATACATACACAGCCCTGAAAGGAAGGTTGTGGTGAACGTTGTAATTCATAAGCGGGTTATTCCGCTAAAGGGCCGGATTGCGGAAGACTAAGTTTTGAGATAATTCGGGTCCGTCGCCGAAAAGTAGATGAGGTGGGCTACGGATACAACTCGCTTTCCTGCGGGGGAACTGGCAAGCCTCCTCGGTCGTTTACACTCCCTGTGGGGTCTCGCCTAGCTCCTTCTCCCGCGGGAGTCTCCTTGTTTCCTTCGCCACCCTATGATTAAAGCGTGAACGGACCCTTCAATAGATGAAAAGAGGTACTTGATCCGCCTTAAATGCTTATATAACGGGATTCATACATGTAGATAAGCTCGTTGTTAAAAATGTCTCTCCATCATAAACCAGAGTGTTTCAAACATGATTTCGAGCTCCATATATCGCAAGGTCCGGCGGGGGACGATGAAGACTCCTAGCTTAGAAGCGGAAGCACCTTGGTCAGCGGCGTATGGACTGGACTGAGCTGGCGGAGATAA
The Halobacillus halophilus DSM 2266 DNA segment above includes these coding regions:
- a CDS encoding ABC transporter ATP-binding protein gives rise to the protein MFIETRKLTKKFGGLVAVNEVDFTIEKGKINAIIGPNGAGKSTFFNLVSGSYTPSSGQVFYKGKDITKLPPNKIATLGVARTFQTTNLFEQSTVLDNVIVGHRLRTRSNLFDAVLRTKRYKEEEKKCRDKAMEVLDFVELTHVRDELAVNISQEEKKRVAFALALATDPEVVFLDEPTAGINPGETEGLAALMEKMVKRGITVCLIEHKMKMIMKLADKIMVLNYGEKIAEGTSEEIMNDQAVIEAYLGGDASA
- a CDS encoding ABC transporter ATP-binding protein; this encodes MLELSNVSVKYGSFAAVKDIDIQVGEGELVVLLGSNGAGKSTTFNAISGLQKPSAGDIIFEGKSITGLSPDKIVQAGIVQCAEDRKLFPQMSVHQNLIMGAYVHRKKRKQVKESISEVYELFPILREKKENAAGSLSGGQQQMLAIGRALMSRPKMMLLDEPSIGLAPLIVEQMFEVIQKINKDGTTVLLAEQNAFAALKIADRGYVFESGSMVVQGSSEELLANDTVRRAYIGA
- a CDS encoding ABC transporter substrate-binding protein; amino-acid sequence: MKVFKLSAFLVMLSVLFILGGCIDNSSNSASGDGGGENQTEATEAGEGEELVNIGYTGPLSGPAAYYGERSLNGLKMAVEEINNSGGFEIDGQTYKYNLVSLDDKYLPNETAANAKRLLQENSTPIIYTPHSGGVKAMQVFNEKENFLIGAYTSEPAVTAEGNELTVRIPPSYDGYIEPFTTYAMDNFGKKIAALPTSSQYGKDWTEALLPHWKEQGGEVVYNSSIDFSKDTDFFTLVTNALEGDPDVLFIGGPSEPTAKVAKQARELGFEGGFIVMDQAKLNEMKTVTGSFDMLNGAVGVTPLVNSDYPGTAEFIEKYKEEYGEEPGSEAGYHYVSMYAFMESMKAAGTVDDPSAIRSHMQDGLDAIPEEKEVYTIKQIEEDGGFTTGLRIAAVENGEIVTINVNE